Proteins encoded by one window of Rutidosis leptorrhynchoides isolate AG116_Rl617_1_P2 chromosome 7, CSIRO_AGI_Rlap_v1, whole genome shotgun sequence:
- the LOC139860515 gene encoding uncharacterized protein → MSNVKKIYSPYTFTISAEDYEEYVRLKEFVKLKTPITAFAESDHMIGNHHLFFDFKSQPSHVTIANGTTSPILGFGTVNVTPSISLSSDLSTKQIIGKGRVCDGLYILESEIQIPRSLFAKHHRIHLSPRVNKRASSPFELVYSDVWGSCSVTSKPGFKYFVTFIDDYYRVTWLYLMKSRSENGILHESSCVDTSAQNGVAERKNRHLLEVARALLFQMNIPKPFWADAVSTACFLINRMSSAVLNGDIPYSVLFPTKSLFPIEPKIFGSTCFVRDTQRHRSKLDPKSIKCVFLGYSRLQKAPTPDPTPNPTPDLTSDPTPEPTPLEQTDHFQYVYIRRSRPTSEPAHVSQSSLIDPLSESTYEVSSNIHDTQSSDSDSDISIALRKGKRTCTYPIASFVSYDKLSVSSRAFVATLDSATIPKTVDEALTHP, encoded by the exons ATGAGTAATGTCAAGAAAATTTATTCGCCTTATACGTTCACAATTTCTGCTGAAGATTATGAAGAATATGTCCGATTAAAAGAGTTCGTGAAGCTCAAAACACCAATAACCGCTTTTGCTGAATCAG ATCACATGATAGGTAATCACCATTTATTCTTCGATTTTAAATCACAACCATCTCATGTCACAATTGCAAATGGAACCACCTCTCCTATCCTTGGTTTTGGTACTGTTAACGTCACCCCTTCTATTTCATTATCATCG GATCTATCGACAAAGCAGATTATTGGTAAAGGGCGGGTATGTGATGGCCTATACATACTTGAATCTGAAATACAAATACCACGTTCTTTG TTTGCTAAACACCATCGAATCCACTTATCTCCCAGAGTAAATAAACGAGCCTCATCTCCATTTGAATTGGTCTACTCTGATGTTTGGGGTTCATGTTCAGTTACTTCTAAACCtggttttaaatactttgttacctTTATCGATGACTATTATCGTGTTACTTGGCTTTATTTGATGAAAAGTCGTTCTGAA AATGGTATCCTTCACGAGTCATCTTGTGTTGACACATCAGCCCAAAATGGGGTTGCGGAACGAAAGAATCGACATCTTCTTGAAGTAGCTCGAGCACTATTATTTCAAATGAACATTCCAAAACCATTTTGGGCTGACGCTGTATCAACTGCATGTTTCCTTATTAATCGAATGTCATCCGCTGTCCTTAATGGTGATATTCCATATTCAGTTTTGTTCCCCACAAAATCTTTATTTCCGATTGAGCCAAAGATTTTTGGTAGTACTTGCTTTGTGCGTGACACTCAGCGTCACCGCTCTAAATTAGATCCTAAGTCCATCAAATGTGTGTTCCTTGGATACTCTCGCCTTCAGAAAG CTCCCACACCAGATCCCACACCAAATCCCACTCCAGATCTCACATCAGATCCCACACCAGAACCCACACCATTAGAACAAACTGATCACTTTCAGTATGTATACATTCGGCGTTCCCGTCCTACATCAGAACCCGCTCATGTATCACAATCATCCTTGATAGATCCTCTAAGTGAGTCAACCTATGAGGTTTCCAGTAATATTCATGACACTCAATCTTCAGATTCTGATTCCGATATTTCCATTGCTCTTCGAAAAGGTAAACGTACATGCACTTATCCTATTGCTTCTTTTGTCTCTTATGATAAATTGTCAGTATCTTCTCGAGCTTTTGTTGCCACTTTAGACTCTGCCACTATTCCAAAAACTGTTGATGAAGCTTTAACTCATCCTTGA